Proteins from a single region of Carassius gibelio isolate Cgi1373 ecotype wild population from Czech Republic chromosome A5, carGib1.2-hapl.c, whole genome shotgun sequence:
- the LOC128014925 gene encoding NLR family CARD domain-containing protein 3 isoform X6, with amino-acid sequence MSRCEEREEEDAVQTQTVPSPDSSCVSMKSDGSMAKPPAFSDGGGVSNSRHHTQTAASLVSSCVSMKSDGSMAKPPAFSNGVGVSNSRHHSQTAASPVFNCVSMKSDGFMAKPPFFRHGTGVSNSSSTERKLRDVKSCLICAAFYSENHIRQHYAEPALYTQVEETRDLEQDSRQLVDDVLQRVKEKHKTIMKGKYESLFEGIKLQENETLLNSIYTQLYIIEGESEAVNEEHEVLQMEKTPRIQQLQDTPIKCNDIFDPLPEPGYKNNKRMRKDRIKTVLTKGIAGIGKTVSVQKFILDWAEGKANQDVDFMFVLPFRELNLFKDNQYSLHRLLLDFHPGLQDLDPKVYDLCKVVLVFDGLDESKIKLEWSDSEKVCDVAETSSLGVLMSNLIKGDLLPSALIWITSRPAAANQIPSKYIHRLTEIQGFNDPQKEEYFRKRISDQHQARRIISHIKAARSLHIMCYIPVFCWISATVLQNIMKRDDCAEVPKTLTEMYIHFLIIQTNIRNQKYDERDERDPQKLLQSNRGVIVKLAELAFKQLMRGNIMFYEEDLRECGIEVTEASVYSGICTEIFKEEYVINQRKVYCFIHLSFQEFLAAFYVFYSYVNNTSDALKVFDLLHNLHKGVLDKALKNENGRMDLFLRFLLGISLESNQKLLHGLLTHTENSSESINETIKYVKDKIKEWKNTLSAERSINLFLCLLEMNDQTLQREILEFLKSDKHSEKELSAAHCSAIAYILQISEEALDELDLKKYNTSEEGRRRLIPAVRNCRKAFLADCNITDQSCETVASALQLSDSPLRELDLSNNDLQDSGVKLLSTGLKSPNCRLQILRLSGCMVTQEGCSYLASALSSNPSHLRELDLSYNYPGDSGVKVLSDSLSHSNCKLNLDHGGHFRITPGLHKYTCNLTLDINTANNHLSLSEENRKVTRVEEELPYPSHPERFDCFEQVLCTESLCKRHYWEAEWSVRGAGLSVTYKGIQRTGSDCRFGLNEMSWSLICFDNKYSAWHSNNRTNLPAPSPPSKRVGVYLDWPAGELSFYSVSDTHTLIHLHTYHSTFIEPLYAGFRLYPDSSVSLY; translated from the exons ATGAGCCGCtgtgaggagagagaggaggaggatgcTGTTCAGACCCAGACAGTACCATCTCCAGACTCtagctgtgtgtctatgaagagtgaCGGCTCCATGGCCAAACCCCCTGCTTTTAGTGATGGAGGGGGAGTCTCTAATTCGAG ACACCACACTCAGACGGCAGCATCTCTTGTTTCtagctgtgtgtctatgaagagcgACGGCTCCATGGCCAAACCTCCTGCCTTTAGTAATGGAGTAGGAGTCTCTAATTCTAG ACACCACTCTCAGACGGCAGCATCTCCAGTTTTTAACTGTGTCTCTATGAAGAGCGACGGCTTCATGGCCAAACCTCCTTTCTTTAGGCATGGAACGGGAGTCTCTAATTCAAG CTCCACTGAGAGGAAGCTCAGAGATGTGAAGTCCTGTCTGATTTGTGCTGCGTTCTACTCCGAGAACCACATCAGACAGCACTATGCAGAACCAGCCCTCTACACACAGGTGGAGGAGACTAGAGACCTGGAGCAGGATTCACGACAACTAGTGGATGATGTCTTGCAGAGAGTTAAAGAGAAACACAAAACCATCATGAAAGGGAAGTATGAGAGCTTATTTGAAGGTATCAAGCTACAAGAGAATGAAACCCTCTTGAACAGcatctacacacagctctacatcatagagggagagagcgaagcagtgaatgaagagcatgaggttttacagatggagaaaacacCCAGAATACAACAATTACAAGACACTCCGATCAAATGTAATGACATTTTTGACCCCTTACCTGAACCAGGCTATAAGAATAATAAAAGAATGAGGAAAGACCGaatcaagactgttcttactaaaggcatcgctggaatcggaaaaaccgtctctgtgcagaagtttatTCTCGACTGGGCtgagggaaaagccaatcaggatgtagatttcatgtttgtgcttccatttcgagagctgaacttgTTTAAAGATaatcagtacagtcttcacagacttctgctggactttcatcctggACTTCAAGATCTGGACCCAAAGGTATATGATTTATGTAAAGTTGTGTTAGtttttgatggtctggatgaaagcaaaATTAAACTTGAGTGGTCAGACAGTGAGAAAGTTTGTGATGTGGCTGAGACTTCATCATTGGGTGTGTTGATGTCAAACCTCATTAAAGGGGATCTGCTTCcatctgctctcatctggatcacctccagaccagcagcagccaatcagatcccctccaaaTACATCCACCGTCTGACAGAAATTCAGGGATTCAATGACCCTCAGAAAGAGGagtatttcaggaagagaatcagtgaccAGCATCAAGCCAGAAGAATTATCTCACACATTAAAGcagcaagaagcctccacatcatgtgttacataccagtcttctgctggatctcagccaCTGTGCTTCAAAACATCATGAAACGAGATGACTGTGCAGAAGTCCCcaaaactctgactgaaatgtacatacACTTCTTGATTATTCAGACAAATATAAGAAATCAGAAGTATGATGAGAGAGACGAGAGAGATCCACAGAAACTCCTGCAGTCAAACAGGGgagtgattgtgaaacttgctgaactggctttcaaacagctgatgcgTGGAAATATCatgttctatgaggaggacctgagAGAATGTGGCATAGAGGTCACTGAGGCTTCtgtgtattctgggatttgcactgagatctttaaAGAAGAATATGTGATTAATCAGAGGAAAGTCTACTGCTTTATACACCTGAGTTTTCAGGAGTTTCTTGCAGCATTTTATGTCTTTTACTCCTATGTAAATAACACTTCTGATGCCTTGAAAGTTTTTGATTTACTTCATAATTTGCATAAAGGAGTACTGGATAAAGCTCTTAAGAATGAGAATGGACGCATGGATCTTTTCCTCCGGTTCCTGCTGGGCATCTCACTTGAGTCCAATCAGAAACTGTTACATGgactactgacacacacagagaacagttCAGAGAGCATCAATGAAACTATAAAGTACGTCAAGGACAAAATCAAAGAATGGAAAAATACTCTTTCTGCTGAAAGATCAatcaatctgttcctctgtctgcttGAAATGAACGATCAGACTCTGCAAAGAGAAATCCTGGAGTTTCtgaaatcagacaaacactcagaAAAAGAACTGTCTGCTGCGCACTGCTCAGCCATAGCCTACATACTTCAGATATCAGAGGAGGCACTGGATGAGCTGGACCttaaaaaatacaacacatcagaggAAGGTAGAAGGAGACTGATACCAGCTGTGAGAAACTGCAGAAAAGCTTT TCTTGCAGACTGCAATATCACTGATCAGTCCTGTGAAACTGTGGCCTCAGCTCTGCAATTATCAGACTCTcccctgagagagctggacctgagtaacaatgacctgcaggattcaggagtgaagctgctctctaCTGGACTAAAGAGTCCAAACTGTCgactgcagatactgag attgtctggctgtatggtgacacAGGAAGGCTGTTCATATCTGGCTTCGGCTCTGAGTTctaacccctcacacctgagagagctggatttGAGCTACAATTACCCAGGAGATTCTGGAGTGAAGGTGCTCTCTGACAGCCTGAGCCATTCAAACTGCAAACTCAA TTTGGACCATGGAGGACATTTCAGAATCACACCAGGACTACACAAAT ATACCTGTAATCTCACACTTGACATAAACACTGCAAACaaccatctctctctgtctgaggaGAACAGAAAGGTGACACGAGTGGAAGAGGAGCTGCCTTATCCAAGTCATCCAGAGAGATTTGACTGCTTTGAACAAGTTTTGTGCACGGAGAGTCTGTGTAAACGCCATTACTGGGAGGCTGAATGGAGTGTGAGGGGAGCTGGATTGTCAGTGACCTATAAGGGAATCCAAAGAACAGGAAGTGACTGTAGGTTTGGGCTCAATGAAATGTCCTGGAGTCTCATCTGCTTTGATAACAAATACTCTGCCTGGCACAGCAATAATAGAACCAACTTACCGGCCCCTTCTCCCCCCTCTAAAAGAGTAGGAGTGTATTTGGACTGGCCCGCCGGCGAGCTGTCCTTCTACAGtgtgtctgacacacacacacttattcacTTGCACACATACCACAGCACATTTATCGAGCCCCTCTATGCTGGATTTAGGCTTTATCCAGATTCTTCAGTTTCACTGTATTAG
- the LOC128014925 gene encoding NACHT, LRR and PYD domains-containing protein 3 isoform X10: MSRCEEREEEDAVQTQTVPSPDSSCVSMKSDGSMAKPPAFSDGGGVSNSRHHTQTAASLVSSCVSMKSDGSMAKPPAFSNGVGVSNSRHVSSCVSMKSDGSMAKPPTFSDEAGVSNSRHHSQTAASPVFNCVSMKSDGFMAKPPFFRHGTGVSNSRCFFPAHSSTERKLRDVKSCLICAAFYSENHIRQHYAEPALYTQVEETRDLEQDSRQLVDDVLQRVKEKHKTIMKGKYESLFEGIKLQENETLLNSIYTQLYIIEGESEAVNEEHEVLQMEKTPRIQQLQDTPIKCNDIFDPLPEPGYKNNKRMRKDRIKTVLTKGIAGIGKTVSVQKFILDWAEGKANQDVDFMFVLPFRELNLFKDNQYSLHRLLLDFHPGLQDLDPKVYDLCKVVLVFDGLDESKIKLEWSDSEKVCDVAETSSLGVLMSNLIKGDLLPSALIWITSRPAAANQIPSKYIHRLTEIQGFNDPQKEEYFRKRISDQHQARRIISHIKAARSLHIMCYIPVFCWISATVLQNIMKRDDCAEVPKTLTEMYIHFLIIQTNIRNQKYDERDERDPQKLLQSNRGVIVKLAELAFKQLMRGNIMFYEEDLRECGIEVTEASVYSGICTEIFKEEYVINQRKVYCFIHLSFQEFLAAFYVFYSYVNNTSDALKVFDLLHNLHKGVLDKALKNENGRMDLFLRFLLGISLESNQKLLHGLLTHTENSSESINETIKYVKDKIKEWKNTLSAERSINLFLCLLEMNDQTLQREILEFLKSDKHSEKELSAAHCSAIAYILQISEEALDELDLKKYNTSEEGRRRLIPAVRNCRKAFLADCNITDQSCETVASALQLSDSPLRELDLSNNDLQDSGVKLLSTGLKSPNCRLQILRLSGCMVTQEGCSYLASALSSNPSHLRELDLSYNYPGDSGVKVLSDSLSHSNCKLNLDHGGHFRITPGLHK; this comes from the exons ATGAGCCGCtgtgaggagagagaggaggaggatgcTGTTCAGACCCAGACAGTACCATCTCCAGACTCtagctgtgtgtctatgaagagtgaCGGCTCCATGGCCAAACCCCCTGCTTTTAGTGATGGAGGGGGAGTCTCTAATTCGAG ACACCACACTCAGACGGCAGCATCTCTTGTTTCtagctgtgtgtctatgaagagcgACGGCTCCATGGCCAAACCTCCTGCCTTTAGTAATGGAGTAGGAGTCTCTAATTCTAG ACACGTTTCTAGCTGTGTATCTATGAAGAGTGACGGCTCCATGGCCAAACCTCCCACCTTTAGTGATGAAGCAGGAGTCTCTAATTCTAG ACACCACTCTCAGACGGCAGCATCTCCAGTTTTTAACTGTGTCTCTATGAAGAGCGACGGCTTCATGGCCAAACCTCCTTTCTTTAGGCATGGAACGGGAGTCTCTAATTCAAG ATGTTTTTTTCCTGCTCACAGCTCCACTGAGAGGAAGCTCAGAGATGTGAAGTCCTGTCTGATTTGTGCTGCGTTCTACTCCGAGAACCACATCAGACAGCACTATGCAGAACCAGCCCTCTACACACAGGTGGAGGAGACTAGAGACCTGGAGCAGGATTCACGACAACTAGTGGATGATGTCTTGCAGAGAGTTAAAGAGAAACACAAAACCATCATGAAAGGGAAGTATGAGAGCTTATTTGAAGGTATCAAGCTACAAGAGAATGAAACCCTCTTGAACAGcatctacacacagctctacatcatagagggagagagcgaagcagtgaatgaagagcatgaggttttacagatggagaaaacacCCAGAATACAACAATTACAAGACACTCCGATCAAATGTAATGACATTTTTGACCCCTTACCTGAACCAGGCTATAAGAATAATAAAAGAATGAGGAAAGACCGaatcaagactgttcttactaaaggcatcgctggaatcggaaaaaccgtctctgtgcagaagtttatTCTCGACTGGGCtgagggaaaagccaatcaggatgtagatttcatgtttgtgcttccatttcgagagctgaacttgTTTAAAGATaatcagtacagtcttcacagacttctgctggactttcatcctggACTTCAAGATCTGGACCCAAAGGTATATGATTTATGTAAAGTTGTGTTAGtttttgatggtctggatgaaagcaaaATTAAACTTGAGTGGTCAGACAGTGAGAAAGTTTGTGATGTGGCTGAGACTTCATCATTGGGTGTGTTGATGTCAAACCTCATTAAAGGGGATCTGCTTCcatctgctctcatctggatcacctccagaccagcagcagccaatcagatcccctccaaaTACATCCACCGTCTGACAGAAATTCAGGGATTCAATGACCCTCAGAAAGAGGagtatttcaggaagagaatcagtgaccAGCATCAAGCCAGAAGAATTATCTCACACATTAAAGcagcaagaagcctccacatcatgtgttacataccagtcttctgctggatctcagccaCTGTGCTTCAAAACATCATGAAACGAGATGACTGTGCAGAAGTCCCcaaaactctgactgaaatgtacatacACTTCTTGATTATTCAGACAAATATAAGAAATCAGAAGTATGATGAGAGAGACGAGAGAGATCCACAGAAACTCCTGCAGTCAAACAGGGgagtgattgtgaaacttgctgaactggctttcaaacagctgatgcgTGGAAATATCatgttctatgaggaggacctgagAGAATGTGGCATAGAGGTCACTGAGGCTTCtgtgtattctgggatttgcactgagatctttaaAGAAGAATATGTGATTAATCAGAGGAAAGTCTACTGCTTTATACACCTGAGTTTTCAGGAGTTTCTTGCAGCATTTTATGTCTTTTACTCCTATGTAAATAACACTTCTGATGCCTTGAAAGTTTTTGATTTACTTCATAATTTGCATAAAGGAGTACTGGATAAAGCTCTTAAGAATGAGAATGGACGCATGGATCTTTTCCTCCGGTTCCTGCTGGGCATCTCACTTGAGTCCAATCAGAAACTGTTACATGgactactgacacacacagagaacagttCAGAGAGCATCAATGAAACTATAAAGTACGTCAAGGACAAAATCAAAGAATGGAAAAATACTCTTTCTGCTGAAAGATCAatcaatctgttcctctgtctgcttGAAATGAACGATCAGACTCTGCAAAGAGAAATCCTGGAGTTTCtgaaatcagacaaacactcagaAAAAGAACTGTCTGCTGCGCACTGCTCAGCCATAGCCTACATACTTCAGATATCAGAGGAGGCACTGGATGAGCTGGACCttaaaaaatacaacacatcagaggAAGGTAGAAGGAGACTGATACCAGCTGTGAGAAACTGCAGAAAAGCTTT TCTTGCAGACTGCAATATCACTGATCAGTCCTGTGAAACTGTGGCCTCAGCTCTGCAATTATCAGACTCTcccctgagagagctggacctgagtaacaatgacctgcaggattcaggagtgaagctgctctctaCTGGACTAAAGAGTCCAAACTGTCgactgcagatactgag attgtctggctgtatggtgacacAGGAAGGCTGTTCATATCTGGCTTCGGCTCTGAGTTctaacccctcacacctgagagagctggatttGAGCTACAATTACCCAGGAGATTCTGGAGTGAAGGTGCTCTCTGACAGCCTGAGCCATTCAAACTGCAAACTCAA TTTGGACCATGGAGGACATTTCAGAATCACACCAGGACTACACAAAT AA
- the LOC128014925 gene encoding NLR family CARD domain-containing protein 3 isoform X4, protein MSRCEEREEEDAVQTQTVPSPDSSCVSMKSDGSMAKPPAFSDGGGVSNSSCVSMKSDGSMAKPPAFSNGVGVSNSRHVSSCVSMKSDGSMAKPPTFSDEAGVSNSRHHSQTAASPVFNCVSMKSDGFMAKPPFFRHGTGVSNSSSTERKLRDVKSCLICAAFYSENHIRQHYAEPALYTQVEETRDLEQDSRQLVDDVLQRVKEKHKTIMKGKYESLFEGIKLQENETLLNSIYTQLYIIEGESEAVNEEHEVLQMEKTPRIQQLQDTPIKCNDIFDPLPEPGYKNNKRMRKDRIKTVLTKGIAGIGKTVSVQKFILDWAEGKANQDVDFMFVLPFRELNLFKDNQYSLHRLLLDFHPGLQDLDPKVYDLCKVVLVFDGLDESKIKLEWSDSEKVCDVAETSSLGVLMSNLIKGDLLPSALIWITSRPAAANQIPSKYIHRLTEIQGFNDPQKEEYFRKRISDQHQARRIISHIKAARSLHIMCYIPVFCWISATVLQNIMKRDDCAEVPKTLTEMYIHFLIIQTNIRNQKYDERDERDPQKLLQSNRGVIVKLAELAFKQLMRGNIMFYEEDLRECGIEVTEASVYSGICTEIFKEEYVINQRKVYCFIHLSFQEFLAAFYVFYSYVNNTSDALKVFDLLHNLHKGVLDKALKNENGRMDLFLRFLLGISLESNQKLLHGLLTHTENSSESINETIKYVKDKIKEWKNTLSAERSINLFLCLLEMNDQTLQREILEFLKSDKHSEKELSAAHCSAIAYILQISEEALDELDLKKYNTSEEGRRRLIPAVRNCRKAFLADCNITDQSCETVASALQLSDSPLRELDLSNNDLQDSGVKLLSTGLKSPNCRLQILRLSGCMVTQEGCSYLASALSSNPSHLRELDLSYNYPGDSGVKVLSDSLSHSNCKLNLDHGGHFRITPGLHKYTCNLTLDINTANNHLSLSEENRKVTRVEEELPYPSHPERFDCFEQVLCTESLCKRHYWEAEWSVRGAGLSVTYKGIQRTGSDCRFGLNEMSWSLICFDNKYSAWHSNNRTNLPAPSPPSKRVGVYLDWPAGELSFYSVSDTHTLIHLHTYHSTFIEPLYAGFRLYPDSSVSLY, encoded by the exons ATGAGCCGCtgtgaggagagagaggaggaggatgcTGTTCAGACCCAGACAGTACCATCTCCAGACTCtagctgtgtgtctatgaagagtgaCGGCTCCATGGCCAAACCCCCTGCTTTTAGTGATGGAGGGGGAGTCTCTAATTCGAG ctgtgtgtctatgaagagcgACGGCTCCATGGCCAAACCTCCTGCCTTTAGTAATGGAGTAGGAGTCTCTAATTCTAG ACACGTTTCTAGCTGTGTATCTATGAAGAGTGACGGCTCCATGGCCAAACCTCCCACCTTTAGTGATGAAGCAGGAGTCTCTAATTCTAG ACACCACTCTCAGACGGCAGCATCTCCAGTTTTTAACTGTGTCTCTATGAAGAGCGACGGCTTCATGGCCAAACCTCCTTTCTTTAGGCATGGAACGGGAGTCTCTAATTCAAG CTCCACTGAGAGGAAGCTCAGAGATGTGAAGTCCTGTCTGATTTGTGCTGCGTTCTACTCCGAGAACCACATCAGACAGCACTATGCAGAACCAGCCCTCTACACACAGGTGGAGGAGACTAGAGACCTGGAGCAGGATTCACGACAACTAGTGGATGATGTCTTGCAGAGAGTTAAAGAGAAACACAAAACCATCATGAAAGGGAAGTATGAGAGCTTATTTGAAGGTATCAAGCTACAAGAGAATGAAACCCTCTTGAACAGcatctacacacagctctacatcatagagggagagagcgaagcagtgaatgaagagcatgaggttttacagatggagaaaacacCCAGAATACAACAATTACAAGACACTCCGATCAAATGTAATGACATTTTTGACCCCTTACCTGAACCAGGCTATAAGAATAATAAAAGAATGAGGAAAGACCGaatcaagactgttcttactaaaggcatcgctggaatcggaaaaaccgtctctgtgcagaagtttatTCTCGACTGGGCtgagggaaaagccaatcaggatgtagatttcatgtttgtgcttccatttcgagagctgaacttgTTTAAAGATaatcagtacagtcttcacagacttctgctggactttcatcctggACTTCAAGATCTGGACCCAAAGGTATATGATTTATGTAAAGTTGTGTTAGtttttgatggtctggatgaaagcaaaATTAAACTTGAGTGGTCAGACAGTGAGAAAGTTTGTGATGTGGCTGAGACTTCATCATTGGGTGTGTTGATGTCAAACCTCATTAAAGGGGATCTGCTTCcatctgctctcatctggatcacctccagaccagcagcagccaatcagatcccctccaaaTACATCCACCGTCTGACAGAAATTCAGGGATTCAATGACCCTCAGAAAGAGGagtatttcaggaagagaatcagtgaccAGCATCAAGCCAGAAGAATTATCTCACACATTAAAGcagcaagaagcctccacatcatgtgttacataccagtcttctgctggatctcagccaCTGTGCTTCAAAACATCATGAAACGAGATGACTGTGCAGAAGTCCCcaaaactctgactgaaatgtacatacACTTCTTGATTATTCAGACAAATATAAGAAATCAGAAGTATGATGAGAGAGACGAGAGAGATCCACAGAAACTCCTGCAGTCAAACAGGGgagtgattgtgaaacttgctgaactggctttcaaacagctgatgcgTGGAAATATCatgttctatgaggaggacctgagAGAATGTGGCATAGAGGTCACTGAGGCTTCtgtgtattctgggatttgcactgagatctttaaAGAAGAATATGTGATTAATCAGAGGAAAGTCTACTGCTTTATACACCTGAGTTTTCAGGAGTTTCTTGCAGCATTTTATGTCTTTTACTCCTATGTAAATAACACTTCTGATGCCTTGAAAGTTTTTGATTTACTTCATAATTTGCATAAAGGAGTACTGGATAAAGCTCTTAAGAATGAGAATGGACGCATGGATCTTTTCCTCCGGTTCCTGCTGGGCATCTCACTTGAGTCCAATCAGAAACTGTTACATGgactactgacacacacagagaacagttCAGAGAGCATCAATGAAACTATAAAGTACGTCAAGGACAAAATCAAAGAATGGAAAAATACTCTTTCTGCTGAAAGATCAatcaatctgttcctctgtctgcttGAAATGAACGATCAGACTCTGCAAAGAGAAATCCTGGAGTTTCtgaaatcagacaaacactcagaAAAAGAACTGTCTGCTGCGCACTGCTCAGCCATAGCCTACATACTTCAGATATCAGAGGAGGCACTGGATGAGCTGGACCttaaaaaatacaacacatcagaggAAGGTAGAAGGAGACTGATACCAGCTGTGAGAAACTGCAGAAAAGCTTT TCTTGCAGACTGCAATATCACTGATCAGTCCTGTGAAACTGTGGCCTCAGCTCTGCAATTATCAGACTCTcccctgagagagctggacctgagtaacaatgacctgcaggattcaggagtgaagctgctctctaCTGGACTAAAGAGTCCAAACTGTCgactgcagatactgag attgtctggctgtatggtgacacAGGAAGGCTGTTCATATCTGGCTTCGGCTCTGAGTTctaacccctcacacctgagagagctggatttGAGCTACAATTACCCAGGAGATTCTGGAGTGAAGGTGCTCTCTGACAGCCTGAGCCATTCAAACTGCAAACTCAA TTTGGACCATGGAGGACATTTCAGAATCACACCAGGACTACACAAAT ATACCTGTAATCTCACACTTGACATAAACACTGCAAACaaccatctctctctgtctgaggaGAACAGAAAGGTGACACGAGTGGAAGAGGAGCTGCCTTATCCAAGTCATCCAGAGAGATTTGACTGCTTTGAACAAGTTTTGTGCACGGAGAGTCTGTGTAAACGCCATTACTGGGAGGCTGAATGGAGTGTGAGGGGAGCTGGATTGTCAGTGACCTATAAGGGAATCCAAAGAACAGGAAGTGACTGTAGGTTTGGGCTCAATGAAATGTCCTGGAGTCTCATCTGCTTTGATAACAAATACTCTGCCTGGCACAGCAATAATAGAACCAACTTACCGGCCCCTTCTCCCCCCTCTAAAAGAGTAGGAGTGTATTTGGACTGGCCCGCCGGCGAGCTGTCCTTCTACAGtgtgtctgacacacacacacttattcacTTGCACACATACCACAGCACATTTATCGAGCCCCTCTATGCTGGATTTAGGCTTTATCCAGATTCTTCAGTTTCACTGTATTAG